The proteins below are encoded in one region of Pleuronectes platessa chromosome 12, fPlePla1.1, whole genome shotgun sequence:
- the insyn2ab gene encoding inhibitory synaptic factor 2A: MVSKEDTTYVVLSNSDDSDSETEQSHLDTQSGPESGKPQVKKRNKALQVRFKDICEAQNEHQGKHSRSISCKVTHRRYMTMPARRSIPNVTKSTGVQTSPDLTKRYKTFPFERKKGHTFKHTALVEDYKGQNNGFLSDIKTAGEDGLPLGESSKYKGKIVGQTKALLHHTDDSSDTEDLLSSANCLDGPSCSESHFSEEGHPSSPPSKSEQEYQVCGTRTKHKGLPKEGVDAGTSSKRQLANSEFSQEKSKGMGPVEWNTITQVESLGSPSVSCKRKKGTQLNKQQSQTLPHSAKCSVQSQGQCRTRHVSASSKLQQTVGGDEGFPPGDTRAPGMGSSQQIMPVSGDKDIKAQLQAMENLISSSQETIKVLLGVIQELEKGEAQREGLSYRTGQDTANCDTCRNSACIIYSVELDFKLQEDKLHPLMRRLCPLDSPQFPALPYSNEVFTSTPKRKSKTESKKHARWKLWFL, encoded by the exons ATGGTGAGCAAAGAGGACACCACATACGTTGTACTCTCAAACTCAGACGACTCAGATTCAGAGACAGAACAATCACACCTCGATACTCAGTCCGGACCGGAATCAGGCAAGCCGCaggtgaagaagagaaacaaggCCCTACAAGTGCGATTTAAAGATATCTGCGAAGCTCAGAATGAGCACCAGGGGAAACACTCCAGATCCATTTCCTGCAAAGTGACTCACAGAAGATACATGACCATGCCTGCCAGACGCTCAATTCCGAATGTGACCAAGAGTACCGGTGTCCAGACATCGCCAGACCTCACTAAGCGATACAAGACTTTCCCTTTCGAGAGGAAAAAGGGACATACGTTCAAACACACTGCTCTGGTGGAAGATTACAAAGGACAAAACAATGGGTTTTTGAGTGATATAAAGACGGCAGGAGAGGACGGACTACCTCTCGGGGAGTCATCGAAGTACAAAGGTAAGATTGTGGGGCAGACGAAAGCACTACTTCACCACACTGATGACAGCAGTGATACAGAGGATTTGCTTTCCAGTGCCAACTGTCTGGATGGACCCTCGTGCTCGGAATCGCATTTCTCGGAAGAGGGCCATCCTAGCAGCCCTCCTTCCAAAAGTGAACAAGAGTACCAGGTTTGTGGGACAAGGACCAAACACAAAGGATTACCCAAAGAAGGCGTGGATGCTGGCACGTCCTCAAAGCGTCAGCTGGCTAACTCCGAGTTTTCACAGGAGAAGTCAAAGGGAATGGGCCCCGTTGAGTGGAACACTATAACACAGGTGGAGTCTTTAGGAAGCCCCTCTGTGAGCTGTAAGCGGAAAAAGGGCACACAGTTAAACAAACAGCAGTCACAGACACTTCCCCATAGTGCCAAATGTTCTGTACAGTCACAAGGGCAGTGTCGGACAAGGCACGTGTCAGCCTCCTCTAAACTCCAGCAAACAGTCGGGGGTGACGAGGGCTTTCCTCCAGGAGACACGAGAGCCCCAGGCATGGGGAGCAGCCAGCAGATAATGCCCGTATCAGGAGACAAGGATATCAAAGCACAGCTGCAGGCCATGGAGAACCTCATCAGCTCGAGCCAGGAAACCATCAAGGTCCTGCTTGGAGTTATTCAGGAGCTGGAGAAAGGCGAAGCACAGAGAGAGGG GCTCTCCTACCGAACAGGACAAGACACAGCAAATTGTGACACTTGTCGAAACAGCGCATGCATCATTTACAG tgtggagCTGGACTTCAAGCTGCAGGAGGACAAGCTGCACCCCCTGATGAGGAGGCTGTGCCCCCTGGACAGCCCACAGTTCCCTGCCCTGCCTTACTCCAACGAAGTGTTCACCTCCACCCCCAAACGCAAGTCCAAGACAGAGTCCAAAAAGCACGCTCGCTGGAAACTCTGGTTCCTTTGA
- the LOC128453844 gene encoding indoleamine 2,3-dioxygenase 2-like yields MATINTEALQADFDAFEISEELGFILQEPLTNLPDYYRVWLDLANNLTTLIESPKLRDLVHEMPMLSPHLLSNHRELRLAQLVLGFLTMGYVWQNGRHAPAQILPKALACPYWEVSHRLGLPPILTYADSVLANWKLKDPKGAMEIWNMDLIVSLPGEESCRGFFIVSLFVEMAASSGIMGALMVTHTMKTSDLSGVRKDLIKVSQSLRKMKETFKLMHNHVDPTEFHGKLRIFFTGWGDNPMLPTGLLYEGVSNDPISLSGGSAAQSSAIQCFDALLCVRHEDETGAYLTRMRDYMPSAHRQLIETLSALPPLRDLISSCSSPDLCQAFSTCVSALVDLRSYHLNTVTKYVVMPANQARAVSCPLGGVASLKGTGGSDLMVFLKSARNNTQKSLILETSPVSKETEMSHITSEKKMFTPLSVLWYVCLFVSKMMQNLLGTFSRKPAGKMQ; encoded by the exons ATGGCGACTATCAACACCGAAGCACTTCAGGCAGACTTTGATGCATTTGAAATTTCTGAGGAGCTTGGATTTATCCTCCAGGAGCCACTG ACCAACCTTCCAGACTATTATCGGGTGTGGCTGGACCTGGCAAATAACCTCACAACTCTGATAGAGTCACCTAAACTACGGGACCTGGTTCATGAG ATGCCGATGTTGAGTCCCCATCTCTTGAGCAACCACAGGGAGCTCAGGctggctcagctggtgctggggTTCCTCACCATGGGGTACGTGTGGCAGAATGGACGACATGCACCTGCTCAG ATTCTCCCTAAAGCTTTGGCCTGTCCCTACTGGGAGGTGTCTCACAGACTTGGACTTCCACCCATCTTAACTTATGCAGATTCAGTTTTAGCCAACTGGAAATTGAAGGACCCCAAAGG ggCAATGGAAATTTG GAACATGGATTTGATTGTTTCCTTACCCGGTGAAGAGAGTTGCAGGGGATTTTTCATTGTGTCGTTATTTGTCGAGATGGCCGCTAGTTCAGGCATAATG ggggcgctgatGGTGACGCACACAATGAAAACCTCTGACCTCAGTGGTGTAAGGAAGGATCTCATCAAAGTTTCTCAGTCTTtgaggaagatgaaggaaaCTTTCAAGCTCATGCACA ATCACGTAGATCCGACTGAGTTTCATGGAAAATTGAGAATTTTTTTCACAGG GTGGGGAGACAACCCGATGCTTCCAACAGGGCTGTTGTATGAAGGTGTGAGCAATGATCCAATTTCGTTATCAGGCGGCAGTGCAGCCCAGAGTTCAGCCATTCAGTGTTTCGATGCTTTGCTGTGCGTCCGGCATGAAGATGAGACAG GGGCCTACCTGACACGCATGAGGGATTACATGCCTTCTGCCCACCGTCAGCTGATAGAGACTCTCTCCGCTCTTCCACCTCTGCGGGACTtgatctcctcctgctccagcccTGATCTCTGCCAGGCCTTCAGCACCTGTGTGTCAGCGCTGGTGGATTTACGGAGCTACCACCTCAACACTGTGACCAAGTACGTGGTCATGCCTGCTAACCAGGCCCGAGCCGTGAGCTGCCCGCTCGGAGGCGTGGCTTCTCTCAAAGGGACTGGTGGATCCGACCTCATGGTGTTCCTCAAGAGTGCTCGTAACAATACACAAAAATCACTGATCTTAGAGACATCACCTGTGTCAAAAGAAACCGAAATGTCACATATTACCTCCGAGAAGAAGATGTTTACACCACTGTCTGTGCTGTGgtatgtttgcttgtttgtaagcaagatgaTGCAAAACCTACTGGGCACTTTTAGCAGGAAACCTGCTGGAAAGATGCAGTAG